A stretch of Fusarium poae strain DAOMC 252244 chromosome 2, whole genome shotgun sequence DNA encodes these proteins:
- a CDS encoding hypothetical protein (BUSCO:12934at5125), with the protein MLAPHQLDSATATATATDKSTSPSALRANQFQSSFSPRDISTDLTESIVLEEGGESGSESAVEPVTPVSGRHSQDFTLQTQDLQDLQSLQSYPAGSVTSSGVGPIAIPGANAGNNNNKGGYLSQSASRPPTTPTTPRASEPEPGSSLTRQSTRGSISTASFKRTMSSFFRRSNSQARNDYTPSESATPSVVSAPTEPQTNGQPRAAARRRFSMNRSSATTRSNSPPSPSDNGLEMNLAHRERDGDKSLPSQGDFKKNRASTGFTLRNRAINFVGANHNSRGHGNKRPEYNRRASSYDGSRPSTPLPPPAEGDETMYPPERSVWPLPPESGTGAKARRMSLSLPDDFAVDVAELQSEFEYQRKFLGRHGKHLGKGAASKVTLMMRKGYPEELYAVKEFRGKSHRESQQDYENKIKSEFSIAKSLHHPNIVETFRLCTDHGRWNHVMEYCSEGDLFSLVQKGHLKGDDRKKDRMCLFKQLIQGVYYLHVNGIAHRDIKLENLLITKDSKLKITDFGVSEVFCGTHPGLREAGGQCGRNMGGEIRLCSPGICGSEPYIAPEVLAKQESYDPRALDVWSSAIVMIYLTFGGAIWSRAEPGELHYDKLVTGWNKWYAKHPESDASISDSDYPKCYALDVGMSPPALRRLVLQMLNPEPSKRIGIDEVINNRWLKNVECCQLESYDDPALLIDATKKDNSIHGNKKIFCHNHLPPKGTGSHSLGKMPGQAGY; encoded by the exons ATGCTGGCTCCCCACCAGCTCgactcagcaacagcaacagcaacagcaacag ATAAAAGTACCTCACCATCAGCATTGCGCGCAAACCAGTTTCAGTCTTCATTTTCGCCTCGCGACATTTCCACCGACCTTACTGAATCAATTGTTTTAGAAGAAGGCGGTGAATCCGGAAGCGAATCTGCTGTTGAGCCCGTCACTCCTGTCAGCGGTCGTCATTCACAAGACTTCACACTTCAAACCCAGGACCTACAAGACCTTCAAAGCCTGCAGTCTTACCCAGCGGGTTCAGTCACATCTTCAGGGGTTGGGCCGATTGCGATCCCAGGTGCCAACGccggcaacaacaacaacaaagggGGCTATCTCTCACAGTCTGCAAGCCGACCACCCACTACCCCGACTACCCCAAGAGCATCAGAGCCAGAGCCTGGTAGCTCCCTTACCCGCCAATCGACTCGTGGGTCCATTTCTACCGCGAGTTTCAAACGCACCATGTCAAGTTTCTTTCGAAGATCAAATTCACAAGCCAGGAATGACTATACCCCTTCAGAATCAGCAACACCGTCAGTCGTATCCGCGCCAACTGAGCCCCAGACTAATGGCCAGCCGCGGGCTGCGGCTCGTCGTCGCTTCTCCATGAACCGTTCCTCTGCCACAACTCGTTCCAACTCTCCTCCCTCACCTAGCGACAACGGCCTCGAGATGAATCTTGCACACCGAGAACGTGACGGCGACAAGTCTCTTCCTAGCCAGGGTGATTTCAAAAAGAACCGCGCATCCACTGGATTTACCTTGCGCAACCGAGCCATCAATTTCGTTGGTGCGAATCACAACAGTCGAGGACATGGCAACAAGCGCCCTGAATATAATCGCCGAGCTAGCAGCTATGATGGCAGCCGCCCCAGCACACCTCTTCCACCACCCGCAGAAGGTGACGAGACTATGTATCCACCTGAGCGGAGTGTTTGGCCTCTTCCTCCAGAGTCTGGAACTGGTGCCAAGGCTCGCCGCATGAGTCTGAGTCTTCCTGATGATTTTGCTGTGGATGTGGCTGAGCTGCAAAGCGAGTTCGAATACCAGCGCAAGTTTCTGGGTCGACATGGCAAACATCTTGGCAAGGGAGCTGCGTCCAAGGTCACACTCATGATGCGCAAGGGATATCCAGAAGAGCTTTATGCCGTAAAGGAGTTCCGTGGAAAATCGCACCGCGAAAGCCAGCAAGACTACGAAAACAAGATTAAGTCAGAATTCAGCATCGCCAAGAGTCTACATCACCCAAACATTGTTGAGACCTTCCGCCTCTGTACCGACCAtgggcgttggaaccacgtGATGGAATACTGCTCCGAAGGTGATCTTTTCAGCCTCGTGCAAAAAGGTCACCTCAAGGGCGACGATCGTAAGAAGGACCGTATGTGCCTTTTCAAGCAATTGATTCAAGGCGTGTACTACCTTCATGTCAACGGCATTGCCCACCGTGACATCAAACTTGAGAATCTTCTCATTACCAAGGATAGCAAGCTCAAGATAACCGATTTCGGTGTGTCAGAAGTTTTCTGTGGTACTCACCCAGGTCTTCGTGAAGCTGGCGGACAATGCGGCCGTAATATGGGTGGCGAAATCCGCCTGTGCTCACCTGGTATCTGTGGAAGTGAGCCTTATATCGCCCCCGAAGTCCTCGCCAAGCAGGAATCTTACGACCCCCGAGCTCTTGATGTGTGGAGCTCTGCGATTGTCATGATTTACCTTACCTTTGGAGGCGCCATCTGGTCCCGAGCCGAGCCTGGTGAACTTCACTACGACAAGCTTGTCACGGGCTGGAATAAATGGTATGCGAAGCATCCAGAGAGCGACGCCTCCATCAGCGACAGCGATTACCCTAAATGTTACGCCCTCGACGTTGGCATGAGCCCGCCTGCTCTGCGACGCCTTGTCCTACAGATGCTGAACCCAGAGCCGAGCAAACGTATCGGAATCGACGAGGTCATCAACAACCGCTGGCTGAAAAACGTTGAGTGCTGCCAGCTCGAATCCTACGACGACCCGGCTTTACTCATCGATGCCACCAAGAAAGACAACTCCATACATGGCAACAAGAAGATATTCTGTCATAACCACTTGCCCCCAAAGGGAACTGGCTCTCACTCCCTAGGCAAGATGCCAGGCCAGGCGGGCTACTAG
- a CDS encoding hypothetical protein (SECRETED:SignalP(1-16)~CAZy:GH131): MRAAAIITLLASVASAAPADDRSCSKAKNTCPVVFDGRVPANATLADFDKENGGGWNPYNPGYVKGNNISWSEIIKLPQTTPSRFDATGKTLPLEVTISDESIFMKQVGFRRAGLQFSKDKNEGSPGSEGIKTLHFSLIQDKNRPLNLSHEYLNVWHEKADYSGNQFQFQAGTIIGQNHAAATWKLFDEKMKLLWETPMLKGKWQNFAITLNFDKNTIQAYYSEGSKPLKAATKPIARDLSGQGQYQIGMLKKPTGTDDVANAGFQENNLNEGLVYGGIFLEDSKNDCVSL, encoded by the exons ATGCGCGCTGCTGCTATCATCACTCTTCTCGCCTCAGTGGCTTCTGCCGCTCCGGCCGATGACCGTTCTTGCTCCAAAGCCAAGAACACATGCCCTGTTGTCTTTGACGGCCGAGTCCCTGCAAATGCCACTCTGGCCGACTTTGATAAGGAGAATGGTGGCGGTTGGAACCCCTATAACCCTGGCTACGTCAAGGGAAACAACATCTCCTGGTCCGAGATCATCAAGCTTCCCCAAACCACTCCATCTCGTTTTGATGCAACTGGAAAGACCCTCCCTCTTGAGGTTACCATCAGCGACGAGAGTATCTTCATGAAGCAGGTAGGCTTCAGACGTGCCGGTCTGCAGTTCAGCAAGGACAAGAACGAGGGTAGCCCTGGTTCTGAGGGTATCAAGACTCTTCATTTCAGTCTCATCCAGGACAAGAACCGACCTCTTAACCTCAGCCACGAGTACCTG AATGTATGGCACGAAAAGGCCGATTACTCAGGAAACCAGTTTCAGTTCCAGGCTGGTACCATTATCGGCCAGAACCATGCCGCCGCGACCTGGAAGCTCTTTGACGAGAAGATGAAGCTTCTCTGGGAGACTCCCATGCTCAAGGGCAAGTGGCAGAACTTTGCAATCACTCTCAACTTCGACAAGAA CACCATCCAAGCCTACTACTCTGAGGGTTCCAAGCCCCTTAAGGCCGCTACTAAGCCCATTGCTCGCGACTTGAGTGGGCAGGGACAGTACCAGATCGGTATGCTCAAGAAGCCTACTGGTACCGATGATGTTGCCAATGCTGGATTCCAGGAGAACAACTTGAACGAGGGACTTGTCTATGGTGGCATCTTCCTCGAGGACAGCAAGAATGACTGTGTCTCTCTTTAG